A single window of Marinobacter sp. LA51 DNA harbors:
- the mdoH gene encoding glucans biosynthesis glucosyltransferase MdoH — MDPTENPRWRRVAMVRRSLMALLVFGQTAVAGYYLLWILPYHGNTPLELGLLSLFAILYAWIAVGFWTAVWGFVIRLTGGDRHSRLKRHSDDELEATPLKKTAVILPIYHEPVRWTLDGLKAVYRDIADQGELDSFEFYILSDSRNPDVWLEEQVAWSDLIRELGAEGRIFYRRRPVNLNFKSGNVADFLRRWGRRHKYMIVLDADSLLSGRTLVRMVRLMEREPRIGILQTNPNVINGQSLFARIQQFANRFYSPLFATGLAAIQMGDAAFWGHNAILRIEPFMKHCGLRKLPGRGLFGGPIMSHDFVEAAYMARAGYEVWLEPNLGESYEESPPTLGDELARDNRWAKGNLQHLWIMLREPGIRFAHRMAFLNGIMAYLASPLWLAFLILTSIEAAQMTLAPIDYFPEGYQGLFPLWPEWRPEWALGLALSTLMLLFLPKFLAIFDSMIHRTTTSFGGLPRLLISVFVEIAVSVLLAPIRMLAHSRFVIAALLNLTLKWAGQNRTDEMTWSNGLRSQLPAMAVGASWAGFAWTLDPLFFFWSLPVAVPLILSAPTSVLLSRQALGIGLLNRGILMIPEERRPMSLLTRARGYRSEERPETVLTPFQQAVLVPGINQIHQALGRDAFNAVRQARLHRIRDRCVEQGPGALTDSEVAQIARDKATLKELHRMAWRAPKDSYWGRSIQLLTSTAANRKV, encoded by the coding sequence GTGGATCCCACTGAGAACCCTCGTTGGCGCCGTGTGGCAATGGTCAGGCGATCCCTGATGGCACTGCTGGTGTTCGGCCAAACGGCTGTCGCCGGATACTATCTGCTATGGATCCTGCCCTATCATGGCAATACCCCTCTGGAGCTGGGGCTCCTTTCTCTCTTTGCCATTCTGTATGCCTGGATCGCCGTCGGTTTCTGGACAGCAGTCTGGGGCTTCGTCATCCGACTCACCGGTGGCGATCGCCACTCTCGCCTTAAGCGCCATTCCGATGACGAACTGGAGGCCACACCGCTGAAGAAAACCGCGGTAATACTTCCTATCTACCATGAGCCGGTTCGCTGGACGTTGGATGGTCTCAAGGCTGTCTATCGAGATATTGCGGATCAGGGCGAGCTGGACAGTTTCGAGTTCTATATTCTCTCGGATAGCCGGAATCCGGATGTCTGGCTGGAAGAGCAAGTGGCCTGGAGCGACTTGATCCGCGAGTTGGGTGCTGAGGGACGGATTTTCTACCGGCGCAGGCCAGTCAACCTTAATTTCAAGAGTGGCAATGTGGCGGATTTTCTGCGCCGCTGGGGCCGTCGGCACAAATACATGATCGTATTGGACGCCGATAGCCTGCTTAGTGGGCGTACGCTGGTGCGTATGGTTCGGCTGATGGAGCGTGAGCCCCGCATTGGGATCTTGCAAACCAACCCCAACGTCATTAACGGACAGTCTTTGTTCGCGCGTATCCAGCAGTTCGCCAACCGCTTCTATTCGCCATTATTTGCCACCGGCCTGGCTGCCATCCAGATGGGTGATGCGGCTTTCTGGGGACACAATGCCATTCTGCGTATTGAGCCGTTCATGAAGCACTGCGGATTGCGGAAGCTCCCGGGGCGCGGCCTGTTTGGCGGCCCGATCATGAGTCATGATTTTGTCGAGGCCGCCTATATGGCGCGCGCTGGCTATGAGGTCTGGCTGGAGCCGAACCTTGGCGAAAGTTATGAGGAATCGCCCCCAACCTTGGGCGACGAATTGGCCAGGGACAATCGATGGGCTAAAGGTAACCTGCAGCACCTCTGGATTATGTTGCGAGAACCGGGGATTCGGTTTGCCCACCGAATGGCATTCCTCAACGGCATCATGGCTTATCTCGCCTCGCCGCTGTGGCTGGCGTTTCTGATACTGACCAGCATTGAAGCGGCTCAAATGACGCTGGCGCCGATCGACTATTTTCCTGAGGGTTACCAGGGGTTGTTTCCTCTGTGGCCGGAATGGCGACCCGAATGGGCGCTGGGTTTGGCCCTGAGTACCCTGATGTTGCTGTTCCTGCCAAAATTCCTGGCGATTTTCGATTCGATGATCCATCGAACGACAACATCGTTTGGTGGGCTTCCCCGATTGCTGATCAGTGTGTTCGTCGAGATCGCAGTCTCGGTGCTGCTGGCGCCGATACGGATGTTGGCCCATAGCCGGTTTGTTATCGCGGCGTTGCTCAATCTGACCCTGAAATGGGCCGGACAGAATCGCACCGATGAGATGACCTGGTCGAATGGCCTGAGATCCCAGTTGCCTGCAATGGCAGTGGGTGCCAGTTGGGCGGGGTTCGCCTGGACGCTTGATCCGCTGTTCTTCTTCTGGTCCTTACCTGTGGCTGTGCCATTGATATTGTCCGCACCAACGTCAGTTCTGCTAAGCCGCCAGGCTCTTGGGATTGGCCTGCTTAATAGAGGAATACTGATGATTCCCGAGGAGCGGCGCCCAATGTCGCTGCTTACTCGGGCCCGGGGTTATCGGTCGGAAGAGCGGCCAGAAACTGTTCTGACGCCTTTCCAGCAGGCTGTGCTGGTTCCGGGCATAAACCAGATCCATCAGGCCCTGGGGCGGGACGCTTTCAATGCCGTTCGCCAGGCCAGGCTACATCGGATTCGTGATCGTTGTGTAGAGCAGGGCCCTGGTGCGTTAACCGATTCAGAGGTGGCGCAAATTGCACGCGATAAGGCGACGTTGAAGGAGCTTCATCGTATGGCCTGGCGAGCGCCAAAAGACAGTTACTGGGGGCGGAGTATTCAGCTCCTGACCAGCACGGCAGCAAACCGGAAAGTTTAG
- a CDS encoding glucan biosynthesis protein G has protein sequence MIDSRKLRPVFPLLCLLLMPSGVRAFTFNEVVDQARTLSTSEYTAPKPVPQFLRDLSYSRYQSIQFRPESSIWRASDSPFQIMMMQPGSVYSHAVELNIVESEGVREIPFRKGDFSYPDEELGKRIPADLGYSGFKLTYPLNNPEATDQFLVFGGASYFRGVGRGQVFGLSGRAVTVDTGLPSGEEFPAFTKFWLVRPANDADKMVVLALLDGPSLTGAYRFTVSPGENTVIDVDARLFFRNDVEQPGFAPLTSMFYYGENSRKPRGEWRPEVHDSDGLVIHDEATGEWLWRPLVKPEKLRLSYHDVERLAGFGLMQRDQHFRSYEDSEARYESRPSAWVEPKGDWGSGQVALVEIPSNSEANDNIVAFWTPDEPARAGDAVKLSYKLHFGQPEVSSQPGGQTAATFIGGSEAAVANENAYRFVIDFQDGSLDSLAADAAVISNVSGGEGVEVLEHFVQYVEVKDVWRLSVLAQANPSKSLTLRGFLSLDGEPLTETWTYELGADSALRQQPE, from the coding sequence ATGATCGACTCGAGAAAGTTGCGACCGGTTTTCCCGTTGCTCTGTTTACTGCTAATGCCAAGTGGTGTTCGAGCATTCACATTCAACGAAGTTGTTGATCAGGCACGGACTCTTTCTACCTCCGAATATACCGCTCCCAAACCTGTCCCCCAATTTCTCCGCGACCTTAGCTATTCCCGCTACCAGTCAATTCAATTTCGGCCAGAGTCCAGTATATGGCGCGCATCCGACTCCCCATTTCAGATCATGATGATGCAGCCTGGAAGCGTTTATTCCCATGCCGTAGAGCTGAATATCGTGGAGAGCGAGGGTGTACGAGAAATACCATTCCGTAAGGGTGATTTTAGCTATCCAGATGAAGAGCTTGGAAAACGAATTCCTGCCGATCTTGGATACTCTGGCTTCAAGCTGACGTACCCCCTGAATAACCCTGAAGCCACCGACCAGTTTCTGGTGTTTGGCGGGGCAAGCTATTTCCGGGGTGTTGGTCGGGGGCAGGTGTTTGGCCTCTCTGGTAGGGCGGTGACTGTTGACACTGGACTCCCTTCAGGTGAGGAGTTTCCGGCGTTCACAAAATTCTGGCTGGTTCGTCCCGCCAATGATGCCGACAAGATGGTGGTTTTAGCGCTGCTGGACGGTCCCTCTCTAACCGGCGCCTATCGATTCACCGTATCTCCCGGTGAAAACACCGTCATTGACGTTGATGCGCGGCTGTTTTTTCGCAATGACGTCGAACAACCTGGCTTCGCGCCGCTGACGTCCATGTTCTATTACGGTGAAAACTCCCGGAAACCACGCGGTGAGTGGCGCCCGGAAGTCCACGACTCCGATGGTCTCGTGATTCACGACGAGGCTACTGGCGAATGGTTGTGGCGCCCGCTGGTCAAACCGGAAAAGCTCCGATTGAGCTATCACGATGTAGAGCGCCTGGCGGGCTTTGGGCTGATGCAGAGGGACCAGCACTTCAGATCCTATGAAGACAGCGAGGCCCGTTACGAAAGCCGACCAAGTGCCTGGGTAGAGCCCAAAGGCGATTGGGGTAGCGGTCAGGTTGCCTTGGTAGAAATTCCCAGCAATTCCGAGGCGAATGACAACATTGTCGCGTTCTGGACGCCAGACGAACCTGCTCGCGCGGGGGATGCCGTAAAGCTCAGCTACAAGCTCCATTTCGGGCAGCCAGAAGTCAGCTCGCAACCTGGAGGACAGACGGCTGCAACCTTTATCGGAGGAAGTGAAGCAGCCGTCGCGAACGAAAACGCCTATCGATTTGTCATCGATTTCCAAGACGGATCACTCGATTCTCTTGCTGCTGATGCAGCAGTCATAAGCAACGTCTCGGGCGGAGAAGGCGTAGAAGTGCTTGAGCATTTTGTGCAATACGTTGAGGTCAAAGATGTTTGGCGGTTGTCCGTTCTGGCCCAGGCCAATCCTAGTAAGAGCCTGACATTGAGGGGGTTCCTGAGTCTGGATGGTGAGCCGCTCACAGAGACGTGGACTTATGAGCTCGGAGCGGACAGTGCACTTCGGCAGCAGCCGGAATGA
- a CDS encoding ShlB/FhaC/HecB family hemolysin secretion/activation protein: protein MLNLNPGNVLESVTRYVASKVRFSGKSDADRDQIRDTLGLVGNDLIWSQHRFGINYQDSTGWRNGEDTNELALNYGISVSDVVLGFQYQASDYSGFSVGSGHRFDSDRSQRALKLTGTRRWLSWRGLDLNGVLSHSVEKKTVTEDRGWEEDSLHQLSKFGIEARKEEQLSSGVTSSASIAAFGGVDYQDVDYASGGEESRDRFQKLALSASLSKEAYDWTFGLGGRYQFAGSDLPESEWQSIAGPSLATGYNGKSRQAPEGGWLKLHAGSPKFQLPLFSAVRSSVTMSVLRGWTPNLDFADERSGNASVGELSLKLASRDFSAAMSVGKILDASDGMMEVPTRPDLSLSFSVGL, encoded by the coding sequence ATGCTAAACCTGAACCCTGGCAACGTCCTGGAGTCGGTTACTCGTTATGTGGCTTCCAAGGTCCGTTTCTCAGGCAAGAGCGACGCAGATAGAGATCAGATAAGAGATACCCTGGGTTTGGTGGGCAATGACCTTATTTGGTCCCAGCACCGCTTTGGCATCAATTATCAGGATTCAACTGGCTGGCGTAACGGTGAGGACACGAACGAACTGGCCCTGAACTATGGCATTTCCGTGTCAGATGTCGTGCTTGGGTTTCAATATCAGGCAAGCGATTACTCGGGGTTTTCGGTAGGTTCCGGGCACAGATTCGATTCAGACCGGTCTCAGCGGGCACTCAAGCTGACTGGCACCCGACGCTGGCTTTCCTGGCGTGGTCTGGATCTTAACGGTGTACTCTCCCACTCAGTAGAGAAGAAGACGGTTACGGAAGATCGTGGCTGGGAGGAAGACTCGCTCCATCAGTTGTCAAAGTTCGGGATTGAAGCCCGAAAAGAGGAGCAACTCTCATCGGGGGTGACATCCTCTGCCAGTATTGCCGCCTTCGGTGGTGTCGATTACCAGGACGTGGATTATGCCAGCGGTGGTGAGGAAAGCCGGGATAGGTTCCAGAAATTAGCCTTGTCGGCATCTCTCAGTAAGGAGGCCTACGACTGGACCTTTGGGCTGGGCGGGCGTTACCAGTTTGCTGGGAGTGATTTGCCAGAGTCGGAGTGGCAGTCAATTGCGGGCCCGTCACTGGCCACCGGATATAACGGCAAGAGCCGGCAAGCGCCTGAAGGCGGCTGGCTGAAGTTGCACGCCGGAAGTCCTAAATTCCAGCTGCCGCTTTTCTCAGCTGTGCGCTCCTCTGTAACCATGTCGGTATTACGTGGGTGGACTCCGAATCTGGATTTCGCCGATGAACGTTCCGGGAATGCCAGTGTGGGCGAGCTGTCTTTGAAACTGGCCTCCCGAGATTTCAGTGCCGCCATGAGCGTTGGTAAGATTCTTGATGCCTCAGACGGTATGATGGAAGTACCGACCCGCCCAGATTTATCCCTGTCTTTTTCTGTAGGTCTGTAG
- the galU gene encoding UTP--glucose-1-phosphate uridylyltransferase GalU: MIRKCLFPVAGYGTRFLPATKAMPKEILPIVNKPLVQYGVEEAAEAGIHEFGFVTGRGKRAIEDHFDISYELEHQIAGSGKEDLLASIRDLIDNNTFAFTRQNEMKGLGHAILTGRNLVGDNPFAVVLADDFCLGPDDDEGVLAQMVKLYNQFRCSIVAIEEVPEDETHKYGVIAGESMKDGLYRITDMVEKPAPEDAPSNLAIIGRYILTPDIFDIIERTPAGKNGEVQITDALMEQAKNGCVLAYQFKGRRFDCGSIDGFVEATNYVYENIYKKDN; the protein is encoded by the coding sequence ATGATTAGAAAATGCTTGTTCCCCGTTGCCGGCTACGGCACACGTTTTCTTCCCGCCACCAAGGCCATGCCGAAAGAGATTTTGCCGATCGTAAACAAGCCTCTGGTCCAGTACGGTGTCGAGGAAGCGGCCGAGGCGGGCATCCACGAGTTCGGTTTTGTTACTGGTCGGGGCAAACGCGCAATAGAAGACCATTTCGACATCAGCTATGAGCTGGAACATCAGATTGCAGGGTCCGGCAAGGAAGACCTGCTGGCGTCCATCCGCGACTTGATCGACAACAACACCTTCGCCTTTACCCGGCAGAATGAGATGAAGGGGCTGGGCCACGCGATCCTGACCGGGCGAAACCTGGTTGGTGATAACCCCTTCGCGGTGGTGTTGGCGGATGACTTCTGCCTGGGCCCGGACGATGATGAGGGTGTGCTGGCGCAAATGGTGAAACTGTATAACCAATTCCGGTGCTCTATTGTCGCGATCGAAGAGGTTCCAGAGGACGAAACCCACAAATACGGTGTGATCGCTGGCGAGTCCATGAAGGATGGCCTATACCGCATCACCGACATGGTTGAAAAACCGGCACCGGAAGATGCGCCCAGTAATCTTGCCATCATTGGCAGGTACATACTCACACCGGACATCTTCGACATTATTGAGCGGACGCCAGCGGGCAAGAATGGCGAGGTCCAGATTACCGATGCCCTGATGGAGCAGGCCAAAAATGGCTGTGTTCTGGCCTATCAGTTCAAAGGTCGTCGGTTCGATTGCGGCAGTATCGATGGCTTTGTCGAAGCCACCAACTACGTCTATGAGAACATATACAAGAAGGACAACTGA
- a CDS encoding helix-turn-helix transcriptional regulator, with amino-acid sequence MRYLQTFNRRLRQIREDGRLSRWDVAQMCGVDEESVTSWESSDPRHRSFPGVTELLDFCLRTETPLESLLDLDEFGSDGQLELPGLAFSNSDDLTDVLKELELEINRVQLSDDESELLRRFRNATAENRRMILQILGG; translated from the coding sequence ATGCGGTACCTGCAAACGTTCAACCGTCGATTGCGTCAGATTCGGGAGGATGGCCGTCTCTCGCGCTGGGATGTCGCCCAAATGTGCGGAGTCGACGAAGAAAGTGTCACGAGTTGGGAGTCATCCGACCCCAGGCACCGTAGCTTTCCCGGTGTCACCGAGTTGCTGGATTTTTGCCTGCGGACCGAGACGCCTCTTGAGAGTTTGCTAGATCTGGACGAGTTCGGGAGTGATGGTCAATTGGAGTTGCCGGGTCTGGCCTTCAGCAATAGCGATGACCTGACCGACGTGTTGAAGGAATTAGAGCTTGAAATTAACCGGGTTCAGCTGTCAGACGACGAATCGGAGCTGTTGCGCCGGTTCCGAAATGCCACAGCAGAAAACCGGCGCATGATCCTACAGATTCTCGGCGGCTAA
- a CDS encoding DMT family transporter, translated as MSDTQKSDALLFAVTLIAAVSWIFSKEAILLMPPLLFMAERFLLAGFVLAIVAWRPLSRLSADQIRRSLGVGLVFGVAMTFWIMGLFHGESMGEGAFLTSLGVVIVPILARLLFKEEQPQSTWIAIPIAVAGLALLSLKNGFRPEPAQLFFVSAAFILALYFTMNTRAANQRTVINRRGETIEKRRIPALPLTSLVLTTVGLVTLAASSMLEPWQKALFEPSGALLGWILASAIIGTAGRFLIQTYAQSLSAHSHGVVILILEPVWVSLFAALWFGETMSGLQLAGCALIFAALLVNRWGAFSKALKTWLRNQKTS; from the coding sequence ATGTCCGATACCCAAAAATCAGATGCTTTGTTGTTTGCCGTTACTTTAATAGCGGCCGTCAGTTGGATCTTCTCCAAGGAGGCGATATTGCTAATGCCGCCCCTTCTTTTCATGGCCGAGCGTTTTCTCCTCGCCGGATTTGTTCTGGCCATTGTCGCGTGGCGCCCTCTATCCCGTCTCAGCGCAGACCAGATTCGCCGAAGCCTTGGCGTTGGCCTGGTATTTGGAGTCGCCATGACCTTCTGGATCATGGGCCTGTTCCATGGCGAGAGTATGGGTGAAGGTGCATTCCTGACCAGTCTCGGCGTGGTAATCGTTCCGATCCTTGCCAGGCTTCTGTTCAAAGAAGAGCAGCCCCAAAGCACCTGGATTGCCATTCCCATCGCGGTTGCCGGGCTTGCCCTGCTGTCGCTTAAGAATGGCTTCAGGCCGGAGCCAGCCCAGCTGTTCTTTGTCAGCGCAGCTTTTATCCTGGCACTGTACTTCACCATGAACACGCGGGCCGCGAACCAACGTACTGTTATTAATCGGCGCGGAGAGACCATCGAGAAACGCCGGATCCCTGCCCTGCCGTTAACCAGCTTGGTGCTCACCACAGTAGGATTGGTCACGCTTGCCGCATCATCAATGCTTGAGCCCTGGCAAAAGGCCTTGTTCGAGCCATCTGGTGCTTTGCTAGGCTGGATCCTGGCCAGCGCCATTATCGGCACTGCAGGTCGTTTCCTGATACAAACCTACGCACAGAGCCTATCGGCTCATAGCCATGGTGTCGTAATCCTGATCCTCGAACCGGTATGGGTAAGCCTGTTTGCCGCCCTCTGGTTTGGAGAAACCATGAGCGGCCTGCAACTTGCCGGCTGCGCACTTATTTTTGCTGCATTGTTAGTCAACCGCTGGGGGGCATTCAGCAAAGCGCTCAAGACTTGGCTGCGCAATCAGAAAACCTCGTGA
- a CDS encoding RluA family pseudouridine synthase encodes MRTTIDFTLEHSQTAVDALSEASGLPKQRIKDAMNKGACWWTQKGKRVRLRKAKRQVRAGTRLQLFYDEAVLARKPEPATLLEDRRRYSIWFKPHGLLAQGSQWGDHCSLLREAEVALGRDCFLIHRLDADAAGLMLIAHDSKAAGALSQCFSGRTITKHYQARVSGEITVQDQLIDALIDDKEAITRVSTLSINETDQTSLLQISIETGRKHQIRKHLAGIGHAIIGDRLYGRPAQEPLQLLAYFLEFDCPLERRRVKIRLSEPEYSLK; translated from the coding sequence ATGCGAACCACAATCGACTTCACACTGGAACACTCGCAGACTGCGGTCGACGCACTCAGCGAAGCCTCGGGCCTGCCAAAGCAGCGCATCAAAGACGCCATGAACAAGGGCGCCTGCTGGTGGACACAGAAAGGCAAAAGAGTTCGACTGCGCAAAGCCAAAAGGCAGGTTCGAGCCGGCACCCGCCTGCAACTTTTCTATGACGAAGCCGTGCTCGCCCGGAAACCGGAACCCGCCACCCTGCTGGAAGACCGACGCCGCTACTCCATCTGGTTCAAACCTCACGGCCTGCTGGCCCAGGGGTCACAGTGGGGCGATCATTGCAGTCTGCTTCGCGAAGCGGAAGTAGCGCTTGGCCGGGATTGCTTTCTGATTCATCGCCTGGATGCAGATGCCGCCGGACTGATGCTCATTGCGCACGACTCCAAGGCCGCTGGCGCCCTCTCCCAGTGTTTTTCAGGGCGAACCATCACCAAGCATTACCAGGCACGGGTAAGTGGCGAGATTACTGTTCAGGATCAACTCATAGATGCTCTGATAGACGACAAAGAAGCCATTACCCGAGTCTCAACCCTCAGTATTAACGAAACCGATCAGACATCGCTGCTTCAGATAAGCATTGAAACCGGACGAAAGCACCAAATTCGCAAGCACCTGGCAGGCATCGGCCACGCCATCATCGGTGACCGGCTTTATGGTCGCCCTGCACAAGAGCCACTGCAACTATTAGCGTACTTTCTGGAATTCGACTGTCCGTTAGAGCGCCGGCGAGTAAAGATTCGTTTGTCAGAGCCTGAATACAGCCTGAAGTAG
- a CDS encoding GNAT family N-acetyltransferase, whose amino-acid sequence MLRDGLPFSKTEFVRRVSAGHKFYELFVNDKPLVYGWVACVGAHVGVLHHLKLTVPDNAIYVWDVATAPEHRGQGLLGIMLDEIFNLHSPSTRVTWSAVAVSNHASRRALAKAGFNPMFTYFTIQVLGRTIFSAVLKKGRLVRAQPVFDCLSLEPVSG is encoded by the coding sequence ATGTTAAGAGATGGTCTTCCATTCTCCAAAACGGAGTTTGTCAGGCGAGTGAGCGCAGGCCACAAGTTTTACGAGTTGTTTGTTAATGATAAGCCCTTAGTCTACGGCTGGGTTGCCTGTGTAGGTGCTCATGTGGGTGTCTTGCACCATTTAAAGCTGACAGTTCCTGACAATGCAATTTATGTCTGGGATGTAGCTACAGCGCCAGAGCACAGGGGACAGGGTTTACTTGGCATCATGTTGGATGAAATCTTTAACTTGCACAGTCCGTCGACCAGGGTCACATGGAGCGCCGTAGCCGTCAGTAATCATGCCTCAAGGCGGGCGTTAGCCAAGGCGGGTTTCAACCCGATGTTTACCTATTTTACTATCCAGGTTTTGGGGCGAACGATCTTCAGTGCCGTGCTGAAAAAGGGAAGGCTCGTGCGGGCACAGCCGGTATTTGATTGTCTAAGCCTGGAGCCAGTGTCAGGTTAA
- a CDS encoding NAD-dependent epimerase, with protein MKILVTGTAGFIGSHLAHRLLDRGDEVIGVDNVNDYYDVSLKEARLARLTGKAGFAEVRQDVANRSAMEALFAEHKPERVVHLAAQAGVRYSIENPHAYVDANLVGFMNILEGCRHNNVKHLVYASSSSVYGANETMPFSVHDNVDHPLSLYAASKKANELMAHTYSHLYNLPTTGLRFFTVYGPWGRPDMALFIFTKKILAGEPIDVFNHGQHRRDFTYIDDIVEGVIRTLDHVAEPNQEWSGENPDPGTGKGPYRIYNIGSNNPVELSRFIEIIEERVGKKAEKNLLPLQPGDVPATYANVDDLIADVGYKPSTTVEEGIANFVDWYRGFYNV; from the coding sequence GTGAAGATTCTCGTGACCGGAACAGCGGGTTTTATCGGCTCGCACCTGGCGCATCGTCTGCTTGACCGTGGCGATGAAGTGATCGGCGTTGACAACGTCAACGACTATTACGACGTCAGCCTGAAAGAAGCTCGTCTGGCGAGACTGACAGGTAAGGCCGGTTTTGCCGAGGTGCGGCAGGATGTTGCGAACCGGAGCGCCATGGAGGCGCTCTTTGCGGAGCACAAACCCGAGCGCGTGGTCCACCTGGCCGCCCAGGCAGGTGTTCGCTACTCCATCGAGAATCCTCACGCTTATGTCGACGCCAACCTTGTAGGATTCATGAATATCCTGGAGGGTTGCCGCCACAACAACGTCAAGCACCTTGTGTACGCCTCCAGTAGCTCGGTGTACGGCGCCAACGAAACCATGCCTTTCTCTGTGCATGACAACGTTGACCATCCCCTGAGCTTGTACGCGGCCTCCAAAAAGGCCAATGAGTTGATGGCTCACACCTACAGCCATCTCTACAACCTGCCCACCACCGGCCTGCGTTTCTTTACCGTGTACGGCCCCTGGGGCAGGCCTGATATGGCGCTGTTCATCTTTACCAAGAAGATTCTGGCAGGCGAGCCAATCGATGTGTTCAATCACGGCCAGCACCGGCGTGATTTCACCTATATCGACGACATTGTCGAAGGCGTGATCCGTACTCTCGATCATGTTGCAGAACCCAATCAGGAATGGTCGGGTGAGAATCCGGATCCGGGCACCGGAAAAGGTCCTTACCGGATCTACAACATCGGAAGTAATAACCCGGTTGAGCTGTCGCGCTTCATTGAGATCATTGAAGAGCGTGTCGGCAAGAAAGCAGAGAAAAATCTTTTGCCGTTGCAGCCTGGGGATGTCCCCGCTACCTACGCCAACGTGGATGACCTGATTGCCGATGTGGGTTACAAGCCCAGCACAACGGTGGAAGAGGGCATTGCCAATTTTGTTGACTGGTATCGTGGGTTTTACAACGTCTAG
- a CDS encoding TIGR04219 family outer membrane beta-barrel protein gives MRNLIVAAGGSLLLAAPFAHADVVGLGASVSYWDSELTGEAADKSGGEVDVENDLDLENDSNTNASLYFEHPVPVLPNVRLNYTLVQQSGRGELGANFGGIDVASGVDVQSELDLEQLDFTFYYEVLDNWVNLDLGLTARDLSGELIVRQVGTTQVSKTEVDAVLPMGYLAARFDLPLTGVSIGAEGNFVSYSGDSLHDFNAYGQFEMAVIQLRAGYRQMSIDYEDDDDRLDVEIDGPFVSAGVVF, from the coding sequence ATGCGTAACTTGATTGTCGCTGCCGGTGGTTCCTTGCTTCTGGCCGCACCATTCGCCCATGCGGACGTCGTAGGTCTTGGTGCAAGTGTAAGTTACTGGGATTCAGAGCTGACAGGTGAGGCCGCAGACAAAAGCGGTGGCGAAGTCGATGTCGAGAATGACCTGGATCTGGAAAACGATTCCAACACAAACGCTTCCCTGTATTTCGAGCATCCAGTCCCTGTACTGCCAAATGTGAGGCTCAACTATACTCTGGTCCAGCAAAGTGGTCGGGGCGAGCTAGGTGCTAATTTTGGTGGTATTGATGTGGCCTCAGGAGTTGATGTTCAGTCCGAACTGGACCTGGAACAACTTGATTTTACGTTTTACTACGAAGTGCTTGATAACTGGGTCAATCTGGATCTTGGCTTGACTGCTCGTGACCTTTCCGGTGAGCTTATTGTCAGGCAGGTTGGCACAACCCAGGTAAGCAAGACCGAAGTTGATGCAGTGTTACCAATGGGCTATTTGGCCGCCCGGTTCGATTTGCCGCTGACTGGCGTGTCGATTGGTGCCGAAGGCAATTTCGTCAGCTACAGCGGCGATTCGCTTCACGACTTCAACGCCTACGGCCAGTTTGAAATGGCGGTCATCCAACTCCGAGCTGGCTACCGCCAGATGTCTATCGATTACGAAGACGATGACGACAGATTGGACGTCGAGATCGATGGGCCGTTTGTCAGCGCTGGGGTTGTATTTTAA